CAGAGTAGAAATCCTCGGCTCCGTTTTTCCCGACTCGAGATCAAGATACGTTTGCCTGGCAACATCGAGATGCTTTGCCATCGCCACTTGGGAGATCCCTTTCCACTCCCGTGCATCTTTGATCCTCTGTGCAATCCACGTTTTTACCTGTTCCATAGCTTCCTCAACGATACCCCTCCATCCACAGCCAATACCCGCAGCGCTTGGAGGAGTATCTCAATTCCTTAATGAGTATAATGTCATTCATATTTTAATTATTCATTAGGAACAAAGATTTACACATCAGCGATGTTTATAATTTGTGACCCCCTCCCCTTAATGACCAGCTATCAAGACACAACGCAAACAATTGTGTCAGCATAGCCTGACACAGATCTGACCAGTTTTACGACTTGTCCCGCTGGGTTAGCGCTCGCGTATACTCCGCCATAAATCCAGCCAAATTAATGCTTTGCTGCAAGATAACATTCCTAGCCGAGTGGGGCAGGCGGCTGAAATACTGCAGCAAGCGATCAATCTCCTCTTTATATTCACTCTCCAAGATTTCAATGCCTTCATCACCGTACACAAACCAGGTCAACGGCCGCTCGGTGATCTCCGA
This Photobacterium gaetbulicola Gung47 DNA region includes the following protein-coding sequences:
- a CDS encoding putative transcriptional regulator (COG1476) — translated: MTDPKAQIAARIKEAREWKGLTQVHMAQQLKVARQTYLDLETGKTEPKVRMLSEISEITERPLTWFVYGDEGIEILESEYKEEIDRLLQYFSRLPHSARNVILQQSINLAGFMAEYTRALTQRDKS